The Longimicrobium sp. genome segment CTCCGCGCCTCCGCGTGAACCCTGTTGCTTTTTCATGCCGTCGTCCACTCCCGCCATTGCGGCTCGTTCCAGCCCACGGCGAGGAGGTTGCCGGAGCGCAGGAGGGGCGTGACGAGGAGGGCGGGCTCGTCTTCGAGGAGCGGGATGATGCGCGACTCGGAGAGGTGCGCCGCATGCAGGCCGCGCTCGCGGTAACGCTTCGACTCGCGATCGAGCAGCGCGTCGGCGCCGAACTTCTGGGCGAAGCGCTTCAGCTCGCCGGCCGATGCGGGGCGCTCCTTCAGGTCCACGAAGTGGGTGCGGATGCGCCGCTCCTTGAAGAAACGGAGCGCCTTGCGCGTCTCGGCGCACCCTTTGGTGCCGAAGATCTGGACTTCCATCAGGCGTTTGCGGTAGCGCGGCGGCGGGCGGCGGCCGGCGCGATGGCGCGCGCGGGAAGGTCGGCGGCCATGCGGCGGGCGGCCCACGCCAGCGCCACGTTCACCGGCATCGCCAGCGAGATGATCCACCCGTTCGCCTGGTCGAGCCCAGGCAGGACCTGCAGCACGAAGCCGAGCACCGAGAGCCCCGCCACTGCCGCACTCAGCAGCCACGCCGGCCGAGCCGCCCATCGCGCGCCGTATGCCAGCACCGGCAGCAGCAGGACCAGCGGAAGCGCCAGCGGCGAGAGCTGGAGGATGTTCTCGTTGCGGTACGCGATGGCGTGGTCGGTCAGCGACCAGAGCCCGGCCAGGATCCACCCGCCCGACCCCGCGAAGAGGAGCCAGAGCCCCGCCACCGCCGCGAATCCGAAGCGCGCGCCGCGGCCCCTGGACGCGCGCGAGGCCAGGAAGGCCAGCAGCCCGCCCAGAGCCACACCCGCGACGAGGTAGCCGGGGAGCCAGTTGGGCGCCGAAGCCGGAGCGGGCGGACGGGTGGAGCGGACGGCCTGCATCTCCTCGCGCACCAGCGGCACCATGCGGCCCGCGGCGTCTGGCACCCGCAA includes the following:
- a CDS encoding arsenate reductase family protein, which translates into the protein MEVQIFGTKGCAETRKALRFFKERRIRTHFVDLKERPASAGELKRFAQKFGADALLDRESKRYRERGLHAAHLSESRIIPLLEDEPALLVTPLLRSGNLLAVGWNEPQWREWTTA